One Vidua chalybeata isolate OUT-0048 chromosome 22, bVidCha1 merged haplotype, whole genome shotgun sequence genomic region harbors:
- the ECE1 gene encoding endothelin-converting enzyme 1 isoform X2: protein MSTYKRATLDDEDPLESLGDGDGYPNGFQVNFRGSRGSRGCWAERTRAEKQLVVLVGVLAVLLVACLLGLIFQYRARPPAVCLSEACISITSSILSSLDRAVNPCEDFFSYACGGWIKANPLPDGHSRWGTFNNLWEHNQAIMKHLLENTTANVSSEAERKAQRYYQACMNESKIEELRATPLMELIQKLGGWNITGTCAGDNFNETLREVTVHYRTSPFFSVYVSADSKNSNSNVIQVDQSGLGLPSRDYYLNKTENEKVLAGYLNYMVQLGMFLGGTDEESTRQQMQQILDFETALANITIPQEKHRDEEVIYHKMTAGDLKELAPAVDWMPFLSTVFYPVELNESEPVVVYAKEYLEQVSDLILATDKCLLNNYMIWNLVRKTSPLLDQRFRDAEEKLMEVMYGTKKSCLPRWKFCISDTDNNLGFALGAMFVKATFAEDSKQVAEEMIAEIKTAFEESLETLQWMDEETRKSAKEKADAIYNMIGYPKFIMDPKELDKVFNDYEAVSDLYFENVMQFYNFSARVTADQLRKPPNRDQWSMTPPTVNAYYSPTKNEIVFPAGILQAPFYTRASPKSLNFGGIGVVVGHELTHAFDDQGREYDKDGNLRPWWKNSSVEAFKHQTACMVEQYGNYTVNGEAVNGKHTLGENIADNGGLKAAYRAYQNWLKKNGDEETLPTLGLTNHQLFFVGFAQVWCSVRTPESSHEGLITDPHSPSRFRVIGTVSNSQEFAEHFSCPPGSPMNPLKKCEVW from the exons ATGTCGACCTACAAGCGGGCGACGCTGGACGATGAAGACCCCCTGGAGTCCCTTGGTGATGGTGATGGATACCCCAATGGCTTTCAG GTGAACTTCCGCGGCTCACGGGGCAGCCGGGGGTGCTGGGCCGAGCGGACACGCGCTGAGAAgcagctggtggtgctggtgggggTGCTGGCGGTGCTGCTCGTGGCCTGTCTGCTGGGACTCATCTTCCAGTACAGAGCCA GGCCACCCGCCGTGTGCCTGTCGGAAGCCTGCATCTCCATCAccagctccatcctcagctcGCTGGACCGTGCGGTGAATCCCTGCGAGGACTTCTTCAGCTACGCCTGCGGGGGCTGGATCAAGGCCAACCCCCTCCCCGATGGTCACTCGCGCTGGGGCACCTTCAACAACCTCTGGGAGCACAACCAGGCCATCATGAAGCACCTGCTGG AAAACACCACGGCCAATGTGTCCAGCGAGGCAGAGCGCAAGGCACAGCGCTATTACCAAGCCTGCATGAATGAGAGCAAGATCGAGGAGCTGCGTGCCACCCCGCTCATGGAACTCATCCAAAAG ctgggtgGCTGGAACATCACAGGTACCTGTGCCGGTGACAACTTCAACGAGACGCTGCGGGAGGTGACGGTGCATTATCGCACCTCGCCCTTCTTTTCCGTCTACGTCAGCGCCGACTCCAAGAACTCCAACAGCAATGTCATCCAGGTGGATCAGTCGGGGCTGGGCCTGCCATCGCGGGATTACTACCTGAACAAGACGGAGAATGAGAAG GTGCTCGCTGGGTACCTGAACTACATGGTGCAGCTGGGGATGTTCCTGGGAGGCACCGATGAGGAGTCGACGCGGCAGCAGATGCAGCAGATCCTGGACTTTGAGACGGCCTTGGCCAACATCACCATCCCGCAGGAGAAGCATCGGGATGAGGAAGTCATCTACCATAAAATGACAGCGGGAGACCTAAAG GAGCTGGCACCGGCTGTGGACTGGATGCCCTTTCTCTCCACGGTCTTCTACCCCGTGGAGCTCAACGAGTCAGAGCCCGTTGTGGTCTATGCCAAGGAGTACCTGGAGCAGGTCTCTGACCTTATCCTGGCCACGGATAAGTG TCTCCTCAACAACTACATGATCTGGAACCTGGTGCGGAAAACCAGCCCACTCCTTGACCAGCGCTTCCGGGATGCTGAGGAAAAATTAATGGAAGTGATGTATGGGACAAAGAAG agctgcctcccaCGCTGGAAGTTTTGCATCAGTGACACGGACAACAACCTGGGCTTCGCCCTGGGGGCCATGTTTGTCAAGGCCACCTTTGCTGAGGACAGCAAGCAGGTG GCGGAGGAAATGATTGCAGAGATTAAAACTGCCTTCGAGGAAAGCCTGGAGACCCTGCAGTGGATGGATGAAGAGACGAGGAAATCAGCCAAAGAGAAG GCAGATGCCATCTACAACATGATTGGCTATCCCAAATTCATCATGGACCCCAAGGAGCTGGATAAAGTGTTTAATGAC TACGAGGCCGTGTCCGACCTCTATTTTGAGAATGTCATGCAGTTTTACAACTTCTCAGCCAGGGTAACGGCTGACCAGCTCCGGAAACCGCCAAACCGGGACCA GTGGAGCATGACACCTCCAACGGTCAACGCGTATTACTCTCCCACCAAGAATGAGATTGTCTTCCCTGCCGGCATCCTCCAGGCCCCCTTTTATACCCGTGCGTCCCCCAA GTCTCTGAATTTTGGTGGGATTGGTGTGGTGGTAGGCCATGAGTTGACACATGCCTTCGATGACCAAG GCCGGGAATATGACAAAGATGGCAACCTGCGTCCCTGGTGGAAGAACTCCTCCGTGGAAGCCTTCAAGCATCAGACAGCGTGCATGGTGGAGCAGTATGGCAACTACACTGTCAACGGTGAGGCAGTCAATGGCAAGCACACCCTCGGGGAGAACATCGCTGACAATGGGGGCCTCAAGGCTGCCTACCGG GCATATCAAAACTGGCTGAAAAAGAATGGGGATGAAGAAACACTCCCAACTCTCGGCCTCACCAACCACCAGCTCTTCTTCGTTGGCTTTGCACAG GTGTGGTGCTCAGTTCGCACACCAGAGAGCTCGCATGAGGGGCTCATCACCgacccccacagcccctcgCGTTTCCGCGTCATCGGCACAGTCTCCAACTCCCAGGAGTTTGCGGAGCACTTCAGCTGCCCCCCGGGCTCCCCCATGAACCCCCTCAAGAAGTGTGAAGTCTGGTGA
- the ECE1 gene encoding endothelin-converting enzyme 1 isoform X1, with amino-acid sequence MMSTYKRATLDDEDPLESLGDGDGYPNGFQVNFRGSRGSRGCWAERTRAEKQLVVLVGVLAVLLVACLLGLIFQYRARPPAVCLSEACISITSSILSSLDRAVNPCEDFFSYACGGWIKANPLPDGHSRWGTFNNLWEHNQAIMKHLLENTTANVSSEAERKAQRYYQACMNESKIEELRATPLMELIQKLGGWNITGTCAGDNFNETLREVTVHYRTSPFFSVYVSADSKNSNSNVIQVDQSGLGLPSRDYYLNKTENEKVLAGYLNYMVQLGMFLGGTDEESTRQQMQQILDFETALANITIPQEKHRDEEVIYHKMTAGDLKELAPAVDWMPFLSTVFYPVELNESEPVVVYAKEYLEQVSDLILATDKCLLNNYMIWNLVRKTSPLLDQRFRDAEEKLMEVMYGTKKSCLPRWKFCISDTDNNLGFALGAMFVKATFAEDSKQVAEEMIAEIKTAFEESLETLQWMDEETRKSAKEKADAIYNMIGYPKFIMDPKELDKVFNDYEAVSDLYFENVMQFYNFSARVTADQLRKPPNRDQWSMTPPTVNAYYSPTKNEIVFPAGILQAPFYTRASPKSLNFGGIGVVVGHELTHAFDDQGREYDKDGNLRPWWKNSSVEAFKHQTACMVEQYGNYTVNGEAVNGKHTLGENIADNGGLKAAYRAYQNWLKKNGDEETLPTLGLTNHQLFFVGFAQVWCSVRTPESSHEGLITDPHSPSRFRVIGTVSNSQEFAEHFSCPPGSPMNPLKKCEVW; translated from the exons ATGTCGACCTACAAGCGGGCGACGCTGGACGATGAAGACCCCCTGGAGTCCCTTGGTGATGGTGATGGATACCCCAATGGCTTTCAG GTGAACTTCCGCGGCTCACGGGGCAGCCGGGGGTGCTGGGCCGAGCGGACACGCGCTGAGAAgcagctggtggtgctggtgggggTGCTGGCGGTGCTGCTCGTGGCCTGTCTGCTGGGACTCATCTTCCAGTACAGAGCCA GGCCACCCGCCGTGTGCCTGTCGGAAGCCTGCATCTCCATCAccagctccatcctcagctcGCTGGACCGTGCGGTGAATCCCTGCGAGGACTTCTTCAGCTACGCCTGCGGGGGCTGGATCAAGGCCAACCCCCTCCCCGATGGTCACTCGCGCTGGGGCACCTTCAACAACCTCTGGGAGCACAACCAGGCCATCATGAAGCACCTGCTGG AAAACACCACGGCCAATGTGTCCAGCGAGGCAGAGCGCAAGGCACAGCGCTATTACCAAGCCTGCATGAATGAGAGCAAGATCGAGGAGCTGCGTGCCACCCCGCTCATGGAACTCATCCAAAAG ctgggtgGCTGGAACATCACAGGTACCTGTGCCGGTGACAACTTCAACGAGACGCTGCGGGAGGTGACGGTGCATTATCGCACCTCGCCCTTCTTTTCCGTCTACGTCAGCGCCGACTCCAAGAACTCCAACAGCAATGTCATCCAGGTGGATCAGTCGGGGCTGGGCCTGCCATCGCGGGATTACTACCTGAACAAGACGGAGAATGAGAAG GTGCTCGCTGGGTACCTGAACTACATGGTGCAGCTGGGGATGTTCCTGGGAGGCACCGATGAGGAGTCGACGCGGCAGCAGATGCAGCAGATCCTGGACTTTGAGACGGCCTTGGCCAACATCACCATCCCGCAGGAGAAGCATCGGGATGAGGAAGTCATCTACCATAAAATGACAGCGGGAGACCTAAAG GAGCTGGCACCGGCTGTGGACTGGATGCCCTTTCTCTCCACGGTCTTCTACCCCGTGGAGCTCAACGAGTCAGAGCCCGTTGTGGTCTATGCCAAGGAGTACCTGGAGCAGGTCTCTGACCTTATCCTGGCCACGGATAAGTG TCTCCTCAACAACTACATGATCTGGAACCTGGTGCGGAAAACCAGCCCACTCCTTGACCAGCGCTTCCGGGATGCTGAGGAAAAATTAATGGAAGTGATGTATGGGACAAAGAAG agctgcctcccaCGCTGGAAGTTTTGCATCAGTGACACGGACAACAACCTGGGCTTCGCCCTGGGGGCCATGTTTGTCAAGGCCACCTTTGCTGAGGACAGCAAGCAGGTG GCGGAGGAAATGATTGCAGAGATTAAAACTGCCTTCGAGGAAAGCCTGGAGACCCTGCAGTGGATGGATGAAGAGACGAGGAAATCAGCCAAAGAGAAG GCAGATGCCATCTACAACATGATTGGCTATCCCAAATTCATCATGGACCCCAAGGAGCTGGATAAAGTGTTTAATGAC TACGAGGCCGTGTCCGACCTCTATTTTGAGAATGTCATGCAGTTTTACAACTTCTCAGCCAGGGTAACGGCTGACCAGCTCCGGAAACCGCCAAACCGGGACCA GTGGAGCATGACACCTCCAACGGTCAACGCGTATTACTCTCCCACCAAGAATGAGATTGTCTTCCCTGCCGGCATCCTCCAGGCCCCCTTTTATACCCGTGCGTCCCCCAA GTCTCTGAATTTTGGTGGGATTGGTGTGGTGGTAGGCCATGAGTTGACACATGCCTTCGATGACCAAG GCCGGGAATATGACAAAGATGGCAACCTGCGTCCCTGGTGGAAGAACTCCTCCGTGGAAGCCTTCAAGCATCAGACAGCGTGCATGGTGGAGCAGTATGGCAACTACACTGTCAACGGTGAGGCAGTCAATGGCAAGCACACCCTCGGGGAGAACATCGCTGACAATGGGGGCCTCAAGGCTGCCTACCGG GCATATCAAAACTGGCTGAAAAAGAATGGGGATGAAGAAACACTCCCAACTCTCGGCCTCACCAACCACCAGCTCTTCTTCGTTGGCTTTGCACAG GTGTGGTGCTCAGTTCGCACACCAGAGAGCTCGCATGAGGGGCTCATCACCgacccccacagcccctcgCGTTTCCGCGTCATCGGCACAGTCTCCAACTCCCAGGAGTTTGCGGAGCACTTCAGCTGCCCCCCGGGCTCCCCCATGAACCCCCTCAAGAAGTGTGAAGTCTGGTGA